Part of the Cynocephalus volans isolate mCynVol1 chromosome 11, mCynVol1.pri, whole genome shotgun sequence genome is shown below.
TTTGCAAATGTAGTTAAGTCAAGATTCTCGAGATGAGATCATTTTGGATTATCTGGGCGGGCCCTAAATCCAATCACGAGTGTCcttggaagagagagaagaacacGCAGAGAGACACTAGAAAGAaggcatgtgaagacagaggcagagattagagttaCACTGCCACAAATCAAGGAACACCTGGAACCACCAGATgctggaagaagcaaggaaggtTGCTCCCCTAGAGACTCGgggggagcacagccctgctgaccctccatttttacttttggcctctagaactgtgagaagaataaatgtctgttgttttaagccaccaagtttgtagcAATTTATAACAGCAGccataagaaactaatacatttTGTAAACCAAAATTGCATGACTACAACAGGCATGTCAAACTTAAGAAAAAGCTTGTCCTTGAGTAATTATGCCTCCTTTAAACAAGTAGATACTATAAACTAGCGATTACTtagttttcatctctaaattTCTGTCCTGCTGCAGctataataaaataacagaaatagctACTGTTAATTGAGCACATACCATGTACCAGGAAATTTAATAACTGtttcatacacatttttttcctgtaatcCTCACAATGCCCTaatgtcatttccattttatattcaaggaaactgaggtttagagaagtgAGATAACCAGGGCTGGAAACCAGAGTAAGCCTCCAGCCCAGAAGAGCTGTAATGCTCCCTGCTTCCAGCTCCCAGTGGTAGAAGCAGAAGAGGAGAGGTTGAAGGAAGTCAGGTACAAGTGACTTTGGAGGGCTTCTGCTGGCATGTTGGGTCAGGTATGTGAATGTGATGGACCCAGGCTGCTGGACAATGTGGCAGGCAGAAAGGAGTTGGTTCTGAATCCAGACTCTGCCACTACTTACTGGTGGAGGGACCTTGGGCCACTGtttaccttctctgagcctcatttcctcTTCCAAGAAACAAGAGATTATAGTGCGCCTCTCTAGTGTTGTTAGGATTAAAGTAGATAAACATTGTGTTTAGCATAGAGCCAAGGCTCAGCAAAGCTTTGTCTGAGATGGGAAAAAGCCGGACCCTGAGGCTGGCAGTCCCTCCAGAAACTGCAGGGCATTTCGAGATCCTTGAGCTAACATCCAATCATCCAAAAAGGCGtttacagtctctctctctctccaggacATAGATTTCCCCTTTGTctttaaaattatgcatttaaAGTACTGTTTACCAGGCtggccccttggctcacttgggagagtgcagcgctgggagcgcccgaggccacgggttcggatcctatatagggatggccggtgtgctcactggctgagcgcggtgcggacgacacaaagccaagggttacgattccctcacccgtcacaaaaaaaaaaaaaaagtactgtttACCAAAATTATCTGACCAGAAGACTCACCTGGAGGCTTGTTAAAAATTCACATTCCAGGGTCTCACCTAGACTTGTTGAATTAATCTCTAATACGGGAAGCAAGAGAACCGGAAGTCTTTAATAAGCAGTGCCAGATGGTTGTTATAATTAGAAAAGTTTAGGTATCTGTGCATTAAAGCAGCGCTTTCCAAGCTTTATTGGGCATGCCAATCATGTGGGGATCTTactgaaatgcagattctggttcagCCAGCTGGGgtgggcctgagagtctgcatttctcacaagctccCAGAGGACCCCATGTTCTTGGTTGGGGGACTCCAATCTAAGTAGCAAGAGTGACTAACAATCATGTGAACCGAATTCAGAGGTCTTAGTTATAATCCTTACTGTTTATCAGCACTTTACAGTCTTTGCAGAACTTTCACtttcatgtcttcttttaaaCATCAAAACAACTGGACAGTGTCCTCTTTTTACATGTGAGGGTCCCAGCAACATGGTAGTCAGGCAGATTTCTGTAGGGGAAATTGCAGTTTCCCATGAATGCCCATTAATAAAGGCGAGTTCCCAGCCCGCTCACGCATGCATGCATCAATGAATAGATTGTGCACTCACAGAGCTGCTAATGACGCCCCCAAAGGAGAACGGAACAGAAAGGCTGGGCACACCATCAGTTCTCTCCACCTGCCTGGGGCTGCGTTTCTGATCGTGGAAGTGCTTTGGTAGCACTTTCAAACTGTGTCATCCCTTACAAAAATTTCCACTATGGAATCTCCCATTAAGCTGCCCCTGCCTGTGACTCTAACCGCCTCAGTTCACACGCACGTGTGCCCTGTTGGATGAAGCTCTTATCGTTTCCCCACTTTTGTGAACTTAGGTTTCCTTTCGCTTCTGCCTGGGTGCACacaccaattcttttttttttttttttaattttgaaacaatttcaaaCTTTGAGAAGAGTTGTAAGAACGGTACAAGtagcaaaatgatgcagccactttggaaaacaatttgggagtttcttaaaaagttaaaaatagggctggctgattagctcagttggttacaacacagacttataacatcaaggtcacggttcagatccctgtaccagccaactgcaaaaaaaaaaaaaatacgtgtgtatatatatatataaatttactatatgacacagcaattccactcgtaggtatatacccaaaagaactgaaaacaggtactcaaattcttgtacatgaatgttcatagtagcactattcgcaatagccaaaaggtggaaacaacccaaatgcccatcaacaaataaatggaaaaacaaaataagaatatttttttttcataattgagATTTTATTGGTGGTGTTGAGGATCATTACAGACATTTCAATTTGTACAAAATTCTTAACATATGTACCAAAATTCTAAAAAGCCATgtatcatgatttttttaaaaagtttttccagTGACCTTCCAGCTTCAAATTTGGAGGCAAATTTTCCTTAAGAGGATATCAAGTACCAGTGCCTCCAGATGTTGTCAGCTGTTCCACAAGTCCCACCAATTCACAATTTAATATCATATACACTACATAATCAAATTTCCAATCATTCACAACACATTAACAAAACTATTAGGAAAACTAGACTACCATGACCAAAGACGTTACAGAGCACACACAGTTCTGACCGGGAGGGCAATGATTAAGGAGTGGTCTTCTTTAAGAAACAATTCTACTAAAAAATAACATGGGAATAGaactaattttaaatgttcaagacACAGTAAATATGTGACTGTGACTCCAAATTGCCATTTAGTATGCTTTGTATTACGGATATAAAAGCGATCCCCCCCATCTACAGAATGTTAAGTTGACACCCAAGACAGTCAAAGCCTCCAATAATTCAATATTCCACTATTTTCTGGttgtaccaaaaaataaacaactagCGAATGATTTTACCtcttaaaaaaaagcatttacacttaaaaaatgagATGAGGTGGGATTCTCTCCTTCTTAAAAATGTATCTAGAACTACTAAAAAACTTGCATTTACAAAACAGTTGATAAAAGTATTCCTCTGGATTGTACAAGGGTGACAGGAACCACTGATAAGACTTGGTATATGGTATTAATTAgacttggcttctttctctcctgcttcaTCAGAACCTGGACTCTCCTCGTTTTTAGTTTCTCCATTTTCTGCAGGtaaattttctttagtttcttgatTAATCACTTCGGCCTGTTTTCCCTTTGCCCCCCTTTTCCCTTTTGCTTGTACTTTTTTGTCTGAAGATTTACCCTGGGCTGCTGCCTTTTCTGGCTTCATTTCCACTTTTGCAGGAGCAGGTTTAGCTGACAACCTCACCCATCTCCTCTTGGGCTCCTCTTTCGATGCCCCTTCAGCTGAGCTGACCTGCGGGAAGAAGCAGACGGACAAATGTGTCAAAATAAGAATATTCGTACAATGGAATGTTAtgtagccataaaaaggaatgaagaacctATGTTGATACATGCTAAAATGTAgttgaatctcaaaaacattatgttaaataaaagaagccagatagAGACATACATATTGTATGGTttgatttatatgaaatatccaggaTAAGTAAATCCacagagagatagaaagtagattggtggttgttAGGGACTCCTGGGAGGGGAAAATTAGAAGTGACTAATGAATCTgaggttttcttttggggtgatgaaaatgttttggaactaatAGAGGCAATGGTTgcataacattgtgaatatattaaatgccactgaattgtacactttaaaatggtcacTTTAAAGTGGTCAGCTCCCTTGGTTAGAGCACATTGCCAGTAACACAAAGGTCGAcagtttggatccccgtaccagacagctgccaaaaaatacataaataaaatggtcgattttatgttacgtgaatttcacctaaattttttaaaacttcactaAGACTTgtggatatatacatatacatacatacatacatacatatatatatatatatatatatatatatatatatatatgcacacacacacacacacacacacacacacacagacttttttttttcctgagccatTTATGCCAACCAAATATTTTAGTTAAGAACAAAAGACATAATCTCACATAACTCTGGTAAGATGataaaattcaggaaatttaacattaatGCAATGCTATTATCTAAGCTACAGTCCACATTCAAATTTTGCCAATTTCCCAGTGATGGTATTCACAGCAATTTTCCTGCCAATTCAGAATGCAGGATCATACGATGCCTTTAGTTGTCAAGTCTCTTTACTCTCCTTTAAACTGGTACCATCACTcagcctttaaattttttttcttttctttttgatcttcCCTGACATTGTTGTTTTTGAGGGACAGAGggtgtagctggccagtatggggatccaaacccttgaccttggtgttataaagccgtgctctaaccaaactgagctaaccagccagccccaacatttccatttttgaagagtacagaCCTGTTATTTTGTAGACTGCCTTTCAATGTGGGTCTGTcggatgtttcctcatgattagagtCAGGTTATGCATCTGGCAGGAACACCCCAGAAGTGATGCTGCCCTTCTCAGTGCATCACATCAGTTTGTCCCATTACTGGTAATGTCCACTTTAATCACTTGGATTAGGTGGTGTCTGCCAGCTTTATCCACTGTGAAGctattgttttctctttgtatttaatAATAGAGGATGCTGTTTTTAAGGTCTAACAAAACTAATTCATGAAATCGTTTTTTGGTAGCAGCTGCTGTTTTTAttactcactcatttattcaatgcCTGCTTAGTCCAGGGaggatataaagatatatatgtgtgtgtatatattttatatatctatatattatacacacacataaacacacacagagagagacagttatctatatctatatctacgaATAATAGTCCCTGACCTCAAAGAGCTCATTTCTTTGTTGGGGTGACAGGTTTCCAGGTCCCCCTATTCTAGAATACTAATTCCATCCATTATATTAGCTACTTATTTGATCAATTTGCAAGCTGAATGAAAAGAGAGTTAAATGAGAACCAAGGACAGAGTATAATCACTTTGGCCATGAAAACCAAGCAGTTGTTAAACTCTCTTACAAACATTAGAATTAATGAGTCTAGAATATTCAGCTGGATTAAGCAAAGAGCTGAAATAATAATATACAGGCTAATGCACAGACTTTTGTTGTAAAATCTGTTTCAATATTCTGTGCTTTTAAAGtaataattgctttttcttttagtttaatatatttaatggACCGATTCTTTGAATTATTGGAATAAAACTTGAATTAAAAGGAATACTGAGAGAATAATGACAAGTAAGTCCCCGACCTGGAGGCATGGTTAAACTGCTGTTATGTGACTGCCAATGTacttgttttcacttatttgttttcCCTTGTGTGATTAATCTTTATTGTTTCTGGTGTGA
Proteins encoded:
- the LOC134390054 gene encoding non-histone chromosomal protein HMG-14-like — its product is MPSSCQELSNHLLIDFYGDKSPWKSMNKQVSSAEGASKEEPKRRWVRLSAKPAPAKVEMKPEKAAAQGKSSDKKVQAKGKRGAKGKQAEVINQETKENLPAENGETKNEESPGSDEAGEKEAKSN